A genomic stretch from Thermonema lapsum includes:
- a CDS encoding phospholipase D-like domain-containing protein: MKQRLTLLIVSLLWACAGYAQTVMSIAEARQQSLGTVVTVEGVVTNDQNYDNRNRSRAIQDATGGIWIFAPGNATLQALKEGDKIRITGELGDFRTLLQIVNPSAIEVIATGEPLPAPVVLTVSDLSNAAVAEQYEGMLVKVEDVILDTSDDVFGSGSSGRSYDIDDPNNPIPGNCFPISSDCGPVYRINPGNSLVGVEIASGLVTLSGPLGSFDGVYQIVPRGIKDYKVGLAVTNLQQKNVFSTRFTLTWTTNISAKHTVKWGRLTLNSVTNDVAIYDTTFIGTIEGTNFVKQHSVEITGLSPASFYFFSILNETEEGKKVTIYDFFATASESSGTIRVVFNKAVDTQLSRGSNAEVSSNIANIIASYIDMAQVSVDVAMYNANTAGATQIINALNRAYQRGVQVRYIYDHSRPNSALTNLNPAIPRLGDNSRSGGIMHNKFVVIDADSRTNSYVITGSGNWTNNNLSTDPNHFLFIQDQTLARVYRAEFEEMWGSATATPDASKARFGSKKIKNTPSQVMVGGKKIEVYFAPTDNTKSAIQNAIYSCNNDLRFGLLLITDSDLAAAIDSMQNVGWDVKGVVDDRNEDTGQPVTGSMVNWLITRNVNVQRYSLLNAAQLHHKYLIVDAARPSSDPLVVVGSYNWSNTANTSNDENTLIIHDATVANHFLQEFGQRYFEVTGIRDAYLTPTEDLQAVTVEVYPNPARGRFTVQHLQSGAHLMLYDMKGRVLWNATAASPSMEVEAALQEGLYLLLIEQNGKQFVQKIMIQR, encoded by the coding sequence ATGAAACAACGATTGACACTTCTTATCGTATCGCTACTTTGGGCATGTGCCGGCTATGCGCAAACTGTCATGAGCATTGCCGAGGCACGCCAACAGTCGTTGGGTACGGTCGTGACCGTGGAAGGGGTCGTTACCAACGACCAAAACTACGACAACCGCAACCGCAGCCGGGCAATACAAGATGCTACCGGCGGTATCTGGATTTTCGCTCCGGGCAATGCCACCCTGCAAGCTCTGAAGGAAGGCGACAAAATACGCATCACCGGTGAGTTGGGCGACTTTCGTACCCTCCTGCAAATTGTGAACCCTTCAGCAATAGAGGTCATCGCTACTGGCGAGCCTTTACCTGCCCCCGTCGTGTTGACTGTGAGTGACCTGAGCAATGCCGCTGTAGCTGAGCAGTATGAAGGTATGTTGGTGAAAGTCGAAGATGTAATCCTCGATACCAGTGACGATGTTTTTGGTTCGGGCTCGTCGGGGCGCAGCTACGACATCGACGACCCTAACAACCCCATACCCGGTAACTGTTTCCCTATCTCTTCCGATTGTGGTCCTGTATACCGTATCAATCCGGGCAACAGCTTAGTGGGGGTAGAGATAGCCAGCGGTTTGGTGACGCTTTCCGGTCCTTTGGGCTCTTTCGACGGCGTATATCAAATAGTACCGCGTGGAATCAAGGACTATAAAGTGGGGCTGGCTGTAACCAACTTGCAGCAGAAAAATGTGTTTTCCACCCGCTTTACTCTTACATGGACAACCAACATCTCTGCCAAGCATACCGTAAAATGGGGCAGACTGACCCTCAATTCTGTAACCAATGACGTGGCTATCTACGATACTACCTTTATTGGCACTATTGAAGGTACCAACTTCGTGAAACAACACAGCGTAGAAATTACTGGCTTGTCGCCGGCATCTTTCTATTTCTTTAGCATACTCAACGAAACAGAAGAAGGCAAAAAGGTAACTATTTATGATTTCTTCGCTACGGCATCGGAGTCAAGCGGTACCATTCGTGTGGTCTTCAACAAAGCCGTAGATACCCAACTTAGTCGAGGTAGCAATGCCGAAGTCAGCAGCAATATAGCCAATATCATAGCTTCCTATATAGACATGGCGCAGGTATCGGTAGATGTGGCTATGTATAACGCCAATACTGCTGGGGCAACTCAAATCATCAATGCCCTGAACCGTGCATATCAGCGCGGCGTGCAGGTACGCTATATTTATGACCACAGCCGTCCCAACTCCGCTTTGACCAACTTAAATCCCGCTATTCCCCGTTTGGGCGATAACAGCCGCAGCGGAGGCATTATGCACAATAAGTTCGTGGTTATCGATGCCGACAGCCGCACCAACAGCTACGTCATTACCGGCTCGGGTAACTGGACCAACAATAACCTCTCCACTGACCCCAACCACTTTTTGTTTATTCAAGACCAGACGCTGGCACGCGTCTATCGTGCTGAGTTCGAGGAGATGTGGGGCAGTGCTACTGCCACTCCAGATGCCTCTAAAGCACGCTTCGGCTCTAAAAAAATAAAAAACACACCTTCACAAGTAATGGTAGGAGGTAAAAAAATAGAAGTTTACTTTGCACCTACCGACAATACCAAATCGGCAATTCAAAACGCTATTTATTCTTGCAACAACGACTTGCGCTTTGGGCTTCTGCTTATCACTGACAGCGACCTGGCAGCTGCCATCGATTCTATGCAAAACGTAGGATGGGATGTGAAAGGTGTGGTAGATGACCGTAATGAAGATACTGGGCAGCCTGTGACCGGTAGTATGGTGAATTGGCTGATAACTCGCAATGTGAACGTACAGCGCTACAGTCTGCTCAATGCTGCTCAGCTGCACCATAAGTATTTGATTGTAGATGCGGCGCGTCCTTCCTCAGACCCCTTGGTGGTCGTCGGTTCTTATAACTGGAGCAACACTGCTAATACTAGCAATGACGAAAACACACTCATCATTCACGATGCGACGGTTGCCAACCACTTCTTACAGGAGTTTGGTCAGCGTTACTTTGAAGTGACGGGTATTCGCGATGCTTATCTGACGCCCACAGAAGACCTGCAGGCAGTAACCGTAGAAGTATATCCTAACCCGGCAAGGGGGCGTTTTACGGTTCAGCATTTGCAGTCGGGTGCCCATCTGATGCTCTATGACATGAAAGGGCGCGTGTTGTGGAATGCTACAGCTGCCTCCCCCTCCATGGAAGTGGAAGCAGCCTTGCAAGAAGGCTTGTACTTGCTTCTGATAGAGCAAAATGGAAAGCAGTTTGTTCAAAAAATAATGATTCAACGTTAA
- a CDS encoding DUF2147 domain-containing protein, with the protein MLKKTLLSLLSVLLSSGLLFAQKDITGVWETIDDETGKPKSHVEIYETKSGKYAGKVVKILDPSRQDAVCDKCTDWRKDKPVMGMVIVMDMKKDGNEYTGGEILDPKKGKVYRCKMWLEDEKTLKVRGYLGPFYRTQTWYRVK; encoded by the coding sequence ATGCTAAAAAAAACACTCCTCTCACTCTTGAGCGTTCTGCTGAGCAGCGGCTTGCTGTTTGCTCAAAAAGACATCACCGGGGTTTGGGAAACCATCGATGATGAAACAGGCAAGCCGAAGTCTCATGTTGAGATTTACGAGACCAAAAGCGGCAAATATGCCGGCAAGGTCGTGAAAATCCTTGACCCCAGCCGTCAAGATGCTGTTTGCGACAAGTGTACTGATTGGCGCAAAGACAAACCCGTCATGGGCATGGTCATTGTAATGGACATGAAAAAAGATGGGAATGAATACACCGGCGGCGAGATTCTCGACCCTAAAAAGGGAAAGGTGTATCGTTGCAAGATGTGGCTGGAAGATGAAAAAACCTTAAAAGTGCGCGGTTATTTGGGACCCTTCTATCGAACTCAAACTTGGTACAGGGTAAAATAG
- a CDS encoding tryptophan 2,3-dioxygenase family protein, whose protein sequence is MTYQDLDEKVLEQLRQLSRRYAQTGQDLASNLEGLLYTDYLKYWDYIALDTLMTLQRPRTSFPDEMIFVVYHQITELFFKLIQWEIDQLLQADELPLPLWIDKMQRINRYMDILVRSSDIMSEGMEREQFLKFRMALLPASGFQSVQFREIELKSTTLWHLLDKDQQQHQQRSEPIEALYTSIYWKRGAIESESGKKTITLQHFEEKYDAHLMQLAQRHLQNNLYILLQEKSTVLNEEERAALHREYRRFDNLFNVGWRLAHLRAAAKFLMKKRGEAVASTGGTNWTQYLPPRFQKIIFFPNLWNEEEKSKWGTQLID, encoded by the coding sequence ATGACTTATCAAGATTTAGACGAGAAAGTATTGGAGCAGCTGCGCCAATTGTCCCGTCGCTATGCCCAGACAGGGCAGGACCTGGCTTCCAACTTAGAAGGCTTGCTTTATACAGACTATTTGAAGTACTGGGACTATATCGCCTTGGATACCTTGATGACCCTGCAGCGTCCGCGTACTTCTTTCCCCGATGAAATGATTTTTGTGGTGTATCACCAAATTACAGAGCTTTTTTTTAAGCTCATTCAGTGGGAGATAGACCAACTGCTTCAGGCAGATGAATTGCCCTTGCCTCTTTGGATAGACAAAATGCAGCGCATCAACCGTTACATGGATATATTGGTGCGCTCTTCCGATATTATGAGTGAGGGGATGGAGCGTGAGCAGTTTCTTAAATTCCGTATGGCTTTGTTGCCGGCAAGTGGTTTTCAGTCGGTACAATTCCGTGAAATAGAATTGAAATCTACCACCTTGTGGCATCTGCTCGACAAAGACCAGCAGCAGCATCAACAACGTAGTGAGCCAATTGAAGCTCTTTATACCTCTATCTATTGGAAGCGCGGGGCTATTGAATCGGAAAGCGGCAAGAAGACCATCACTCTGCAGCATTTCGAAGAAAAGTACGACGCCCATCTGATGCAGCTGGCGCAGCGGCACCTTCAAAACAACCTTTACATTTTGTTGCAGGAGAAGAGCACTGTGTTGAATGAGGAGGAGCGGGCTGCCTTGCATCGAGAGTACCGCCGCTTCGATAACTTATTTAATGTGGGTTGGCGTTTGGCTCACCTGCGAGCAGCAGCCAAGTTCCTCATGAAAAAGCGGGGTGAAGCAGTGGCATCTACCGGCGGCACCAACTGGACCCAATATTTGCCTCCTCGTTTTCAGAAAATCATTTTCTTTCCCAACTTGTGGAACGAAGAGGAAAAATCGAAGTGGGGAACACAATTGATAGACTAA
- a CDS encoding methylmalonyl-CoA mutase family protein gives MNVEKDIQDLLNEFPAYDKKQWVALIEKSLKGEQYADLISHTEEGIAIEPIYTKEDIDDALVHRRHALLKRLTPRGWKNRVVLYPLEDAQDLEKEAKEWGADEFYWEQLPGATPTPAPAYLLDWQQAKQAAAYCIDPLTEKIIAVGAPLSEKEWEQLAALMKANPQLRLSIQGRNFQEIGLSLTHTLAYTMAAAITYGIELRKYDIDPYERMELCFSVGSRYFMEVVKLRSARLIWYRLAQLMNAPERLPIQARTALYNKTTADAHNNMLRATIEMTAAVVGGADVLTADPYDYISGQHTAFSRRISRNLPIMLKDESYLNKVQLPASGSYFVEAVTSDFCKQTWQQLQQLQAHGWLTEVAAIEHLKQEVNENVSKLKEKLQTGKQVLLGLNKYPNPKDQPLRLNASLFKGNYLRFIRYEDLASAGQKQG, from the coding sequence ATGAATGTAGAAAAAGACATACAGGATTTGCTGAACGAGTTTCCTGCCTATGACAAAAAACAGTGGGTGGCGCTCATCGAAAAGTCTTTGAAGGGAGAGCAGTATGCAGACCTGATAAGCCACACGGAGGAAGGAATAGCCATAGAACCGATTTATACGAAAGAAGATATTGACGATGCGTTAGTGCACCGCCGCCATGCTTTGCTGAAACGCCTAACGCCACGCGGCTGGAAAAACCGTGTAGTTTTGTATCCGCTCGAAGATGCCCAAGACCTTGAAAAAGAAGCAAAAGAGTGGGGGGCAGATGAGTTTTATTGGGAGCAACTGCCCGGCGCTACGCCAACGCCTGCACCTGCTTACTTGCTCGACTGGCAGCAAGCAAAACAAGCAGCCGCTTATTGTATTGACCCCCTGACTGAGAAGATAATTGCCGTAGGAGCTCCGTTGAGTGAGAAAGAATGGGAGCAGCTGGCAGCGCTTATGAAGGCAAACCCCCAATTGCGCCTGTCGATACAAGGGCGCAATTTTCAAGAAATTGGCTTGTCTTTGACTCACACCTTGGCATACACCATGGCAGCTGCCATTACTTACGGCATTGAGCTGCGCAAGTATGACATAGACCCCTACGAGCGTATGGAATTGTGTTTCTCGGTAGGAAGTCGCTACTTTATGGAAGTTGTCAAGCTGCGTAGCGCCCGCTTGATTTGGTATCGTCTGGCGCAGCTTATGAATGCACCAGAAAGATTGCCCATACAAGCACGTACGGCTTTGTATAATAAAACCACTGCCGATGCGCACAATAATATGTTGCGCGCAACCATAGAAATGACCGCAGCAGTAGTAGGGGGTGCCGATGTACTCACTGCCGACCCTTATGACTACATCAGCGGGCAGCACACAGCCTTTTCGAGACGCATAAGTCGCAACTTGCCGATTATGTTGAAAGACGAGAGTTATTTAAATAAGGTGCAGCTGCCGGCATCGGGCAGCTACTTTGTCGAGGCAGTTACCAGCGATTTCTGCAAGCAGACTTGGCAGCAGTTGCAGCAATTGCAAGCTCATGGCTGGTTGACTGAAGTGGCAGCTATAGAGCACTTGAAGCAAGAAGTAAATGAGAATGTAAGTAAGTTGAAAGAAAAGTTGCAGACAGGAAAGCAGGTGCTGTTGGGGTTGAACAAATACCCTAACCCTAAAGACCAACCCCTAAGGCTCAATGCCTCTTTGTTTAAAGGGAATTACCTGCGCTTTATCCGCTATGAAGACTTGGCATCTGCTGGGCAAAAACAAGGCTAA
- a CDS encoding RtcB family protein, producing the protein MSLDIKTLTLQLGDRNIAKQAHRVLKKLLKKGVTEALLLQELQALQEHPQQYTNHKYWGSVAALLVEAAAAQKTAQDEALEVLRNQPLPYAVFGEQYIDTESIRQMNNAMRLPIAEAGALMPDAHVGYGIPIGGVLATRQNVVIPYAVGVDIACRMCLSIWDVEGTYVEKTRDKLKKLLGEHTFFGINASNPNPLPDDIWDKSEWKATKLIRSLRKKAEEQIGTSGTGNHFVEWGILDVYEEDEALGIPKGQYLALLSHSGSRGFGASIANYYSKLAKERTRLPKELAHLAWLSLDTEEGQEYWISMHLAGEYASANHHQIHRRIAKALGLQPVKMVENHHNFAWKETLPDGRTAIVHRKGATPAHAGTLGVIPGSMIQAGFVVKGLGAAASLNSASHGAGRLMSRKAAFQQLSPGQLRQVLQEHGVELIGGDLDEAPMVYKNLTDLMKVQKNIVKPLAAFYPKIVRMAEPDRRPWARED; encoded by the coding sequence ATGAGCTTGGACATTAAAACCCTTACTTTGCAACTGGGCGACCGCAACATAGCTAAACAGGCGCATCGCGTGCTTAAAAAGCTATTGAAAAAAGGGGTAACGGAAGCGCTTCTATTGCAGGAGTTACAAGCCTTACAGGAGCACCCCCAGCAGTACACAAACCACAAGTACTGGGGAAGCGTTGCTGCTTTGCTTGTTGAGGCAGCTGCTGCACAAAAGACAGCTCAAGACGAAGCGTTGGAGGTGTTGCGCAATCAGCCATTACCTTATGCTGTATTCGGAGAGCAATACATAGACACAGAGTCGATACGTCAGATGAACAATGCTATGCGCTTGCCTATAGCGGAAGCCGGCGCTTTAATGCCCGACGCCCACGTAGGTTATGGCATCCCCATAGGGGGAGTGCTGGCTACGCGTCAAAACGTGGTGATTCCCTATGCTGTAGGGGTGGACATCGCCTGCCGCATGTGCCTGTCGATATGGGATGTGGAGGGGACTTATGTAGAGAAAACAAGAGACAAACTGAAGAAACTCTTGGGTGAACACACCTTTTTTGGTATCAACGCTTCTAATCCGAACCCTCTGCCCGATGACATATGGGATAAGTCCGAGTGGAAGGCAACCAAGCTCATTCGTTCGTTGCGCAAAAAGGCAGAAGAGCAAATAGGAACCAGTGGCACGGGAAATCATTTTGTAGAGTGGGGTATCTTGGATGTGTATGAAGAAGACGAAGCTTTGGGAATTCCCAAAGGGCAATATTTGGCGCTATTGAGCCACTCAGGGTCGCGTGGTTTTGGAGCTTCTATTGCCAATTACTATTCGAAGCTGGCAAAAGAGCGCACCCGCTTGCCCAAAGAGTTGGCGCACCTTGCGTGGTTGTCGCTCGACACCGAAGAAGGACAGGAATATTGGATTTCCATGCACCTTGCTGGTGAATATGCTTCTGCCAATCATCACCAAATACATCGCCGCATAGCAAAAGCTTTGGGCTTGCAGCCGGTGAAGATGGTCGAAAACCATCACAACTTTGCGTGGAAAGAAACACTTCCCGACGGGCGCACGGCGATTGTGCATCGGAAAGGGGCTACACCGGCACATGCTGGTACCTTAGGCGTTATTCCCGGCTCTATGATACAAGCCGGCTTTGTGGTCAAAGGTTTGGGCGCGGCGGCTTCTTTGAATTCGGCTTCGCATGGTGCAGGGCGCTTGATGTCAAGAAAAGCGGCATTTCAGCAGTTATCACCCGGACAGCTGCGGCAGGTGTTGCAAGAGCACGGCGTAGAACTTATAGGCGGTGATTTGGATGAGGCGCCTATGGTGTATAAAAACCTGACCGACCTCATGAAAGTGCAAAAAAACATAGTAAAGCCTTTGGCAGCTTTTTACCCCAAAATAGTGCGCATGGCAGAGCCTGACCGCCGCCCCTGGGCAAGAGAAGATTGA
- a CDS encoding histone deacetylase family protein encodes MLKVAWSPLYCHPLPKGHRFPMEKYNLLPEQLLYEGTLTNESFFTPSMLDEPLILRVHTAEYWEKLKKLALTPKEIRATGFPISARLIERERLIAQGTIQCAEYALQYGIAMNIAGGTHHAFTNRGEGFCLLNDIALAARYLLDHQKAQRILIIDLDVHQGNGTAEIFRQEPAVFTFSMHGANNYPRIKEQSDCDVHLPDGTGDRLYLYELEKHLDFLFSHFEPDFVFFQAGVDVLATDKLGRLALSIDGCRQRDELVFQYCRQGQIPVVVSMGGGYSPRLADILEAHANTYRTAQFLFF; translated from the coding sequence ATGTTAAAAGTTGCTTGGTCACCTTTGTATTGCCACCCTCTACCCAAAGGGCACAGATTTCCTATGGAAAAATACAACTTATTGCCCGAACAACTCCTTTATGAAGGAACTCTTACAAACGAAAGCTTTTTCACGCCTTCGATGCTCGACGAGCCGCTCATTCTCCGGGTGCATACAGCTGAGTATTGGGAAAAACTAAAGAAACTTGCTTTGACTCCCAAAGAAATTCGAGCAACCGGATTTCCTATTTCAGCCCGCTTGATAGAGCGCGAACGGCTCATCGCGCAAGGTACCATTCAGTGCGCCGAATATGCCCTACAATATGGCATTGCCATGAACATAGCTGGGGGCACCCACCATGCCTTCACCAATCGCGGCGAGGGCTTTTGTTTACTGAACGACATTGCCCTGGCAGCTCGCTATTTGTTGGACCACCAAAAAGCGCAGCGCATCCTGATTATTGACTTGGACGTACACCAAGGCAACGGCACCGCAGAAATCTTCCGCCAAGAGCCCGCCGTATTCACTTTTAGCATGCACGGTGCCAACAATTACCCACGCATCAAAGAGCAGTCCGACTGCGATGTGCATTTGCCCGACGGCACCGGCGACCGCCTCTATCTGTACGAATTGGAAAAGCATTTAGACTTTTTATTCAGCCACTTCGAGCCGGATTTTGTGTTTTTTCAAGCAGGCGTGGACGTATTGGCTACCGACAAACTGGGGCGGCTGGCATTAAGCATCGACGGCTGCCGCCAGCGCGACGAACTGGTTTTCCAATATTGCCGTCAGGGACAAATACCTGTAGTAGTAAGCATGGGGGGTGGCTATTCTCCCCGCCTCGCCGATATTCTCGAAGCACATGCAAATACCTACCGCACTGCTCAATTTTTATTCTTCTAA
- the ccoN gene encoding cytochrome-c oxidase, cbb3-type subunit I — translation MTEKFYYDNKIVRAFLIATIVFGAIGMLVGLIVAIQLYYPALNLGLPYTTFGRIRPLHTNAVIFAFVGNAIFAGVYYSMPRLLKTPMFSKTLSWIHFWGWQLIILSAAITLPLGITTSKEYAELEWPIDIAITIIWVVFGWNMLGTILRRRERHMYVAIWFYIATFVTVAVLHVVNSFELPVSFFKSYSWYAGVQDALVQWWYGHNAVAFFLTTPFLGLMYYYLPKAANRPIYSYRLSIVHFWSLIFIYIWAGPHHLLYSTLPDWAQSLGTVFSVMLIAPSWGGMLNGLLTLRGAWDRVRENPILKFMVVAVTAYGMATFEGPMLSLKNVNAISHFTDWTIAHVHIGGLGWNGFLTFGMLYWLVPKMWNTELYSKRLANTHFWLGTLGIIFYALPMYWAGITQSLMWKEFTPDGMLQYPNFITTVSQIVPMYILRSIGGALYLTGFFIMVYNLWKTAARGNFVAEEAAEAPALKPVYVKNEYWHAILERKPVLFTVLSLVAILIGGIAQMVPTFLVESNIPTIAAVKPYTPLELIGRDIYIREGCNNCHSQLIRPFRSEVVRYGEYSKAGEYVYEHPFLWGSKRTGPDLMRLGGKYPDSWHYNHMYDPTSMSPGSIMPPYPWLFEQKYDKEEVKAKIAAMRTLGVPYPEGYEQEMALKDIDKQAKRIVASLNKDGIQNVAPDDEIVALIAYLQRLGTDIKNVDAEAQTQVNVNNK, via the coding sequence ATGACTGAAAAGTTTTATTATGACAACAAGATTGTGCGAGCCTTCCTCATCGCCACCATTGTATTTGGGGCGATAGGTATGCTGGTAGGCTTGATAGTAGCCATTCAGCTCTATTATCCTGCGCTGAACTTGGGGCTACCTTACACCACCTTCGGGCGTATTCGCCCCTTACACACCAACGCAGTGATTTTTGCATTTGTGGGTAATGCCATCTTTGCGGGGGTCTATTATTCTATGCCCCGTTTGTTGAAAACCCCCATGTTTAGCAAAACGCTGAGCTGGATTCATTTCTGGGGGTGGCAGCTAATCATTCTGTCGGCAGCCATCACTTTGCCATTGGGGATTACCACCTCTAAGGAGTATGCCGAGTTGGAATGGCCCATCGATATAGCCATTACCATCATCTGGGTGGTGTTTGGCTGGAATATGCTGGGTACCATTCTGCGCCGTCGCGAACGTCATATGTATGTGGCTATTTGGTTTTATATAGCTACTTTTGTTACCGTGGCGGTATTGCATGTGGTCAACTCTTTTGAGCTGCCGGTTAGCTTCTTTAAAAGTTATTCATGGTATGCCGGTGTGCAAGATGCCTTGGTGCAATGGTGGTATGGTCACAATGCTGTGGCTTTCTTTCTGACAACTCCCTTCCTTGGTTTGATGTATTACTATCTACCCAAGGCAGCGAACCGTCCGATTTATTCTTACCGTCTATCTATCGTACACTTTTGGTCACTGATTTTTATTTACATCTGGGCGGGTCCGCACCACTTGCTGTATAGCACGCTGCCCGACTGGGCACAAAGCTTGGGTACCGTGTTCTCTGTGATGCTGATTGCACCTTCGTGGGGAGGTATGCTCAATGGGCTGCTTACCTTGCGTGGGGCATGGGACCGTGTGCGTGAAAACCCTATTTTGAAGTTTATGGTAGTTGCTGTAACCGCCTACGGTATGGCAACTTTCGAGGGTCCGATGCTTTCGCTTAAAAATGTCAATGCTATTTCTCACTTTACTGACTGGACGATTGCCCACGTACATATAGGTGGTTTAGGGTGGAATGGCTTCCTGACCTTTGGCATGCTGTACTGGCTGGTGCCTAAGATGTGGAATACAGAGCTTTATTCGAAGCGTTTAGCCAATACACACTTCTGGTTGGGTACTTTGGGGATTATCTTCTATGCACTGCCTATGTATTGGGCAGGTATCACACAAAGCCTGATGTGGAAGGAGTTTACCCCGGATGGCATGCTGCAGTACCCCAACTTCATAACTACTGTGAGCCAAATCGTGCCCATGTATATACTGCGCTCGATTGGTGGAGCCTTGTACCTGACTGGCTTCTTTATCATGGTGTATAACCTGTGGAAGACAGCTGCCCGAGGGAATTTTGTGGCAGAGGAAGCAGCCGAGGCGCCTGCTCTGAAGCCTGTGTATGTAAAAAATGAATATTGGCACGCTATCTTGGAGCGCAAACCGGTGTTGTTTACTGTATTGAGCTTGGTGGCTATCTTGATTGGCGGTATAGCTCAGATGGTGCCTACCTTTCTGGTCGAGTCCAACATACCGACGATTGCCGCAGTGAAGCCATATACTCCCCTGGAGCTGATTGGGCGCGATATTTATATCCGTGAAGGATGCAACAACTGCCACTCTCAGCTGATACGTCCTTTTCGCTCGGAGGTAGTGCGCTATGGCGAATACTCCAAAGCAGGCGAATACGTGTATGAGCATCCGTTCTTGTGGGGCTCGAAGCGCACAGGACCCGATTTGATGCGACTGGGAGGCAAATATCCCGACAGCTGGCACTACAACCATATGTATGACCCCACCAGTATGTCGCCGGGTTCCATCATGCCGCCTTATCCTTGGCTTTTCGAGCAGAAGTACGATAAAGAAGAAGTGAAAGCCAAAATAGCCGCTATGCGCACATTGGGTGTGCCTTATCCAGAAGGCTATGAACAAGAAATGGCATTGAAGGATATAGACAAGCAAGCCAAGCGTATAGTTGCGAGTCTGAATAAAGACGGTATTCAAAATGTAGCGCCCGACGATGAAATAGTAGCGCTCATTGCTTATCTGCAACGTTTGGGTACAGATATCAAGAATGTGGATGCCGAAGCACAGACACAGGTCAATGTAAATAATAAATAG
- a CDS encoding CcoQ/FixQ family Cbb3-type cytochrome c oxidase assembly chaperone → MFKHYFELIDGVANYPIFSLLVFFVFFVALGIRVFTMKKEVVEEIRRIPLEDSKDA, encoded by the coding sequence ATGTTTAAGCATTATTTTGAACTCATCGACGGCGTGGCTAACTATCCCATCTTCTCTTTGCTTGTCTTCTTTGTCTTCTTTGTAGCCTTGGGTATCCGGGTATTTACTATGAAGAAAGAAGTCGTAGAGGAAATACGCCGTATCCCCTTGGAAGATTCTAAGGATGCTTAG
- a CDS encoding cbb3-type cytochrome c oxidase N-terminal domain-containing protein produces MDFANMTQTDWMLLAILILIGIIAILVLLTGVYVAAVLRIILKQQSGEEVHESLWSRWLKKIGGTEQPVEVQEQVLMLDHNYDGIRELDNHMPPWLKFLYFATVVFSVGYLLAYHVFEWAPLQEEEFEIEMQQATIAIEEYKKTQANLIDESNVELLSDAAALEAGKAIFVQNCAACHGNEGQGGVGPNLTDDAWLHGCNIKDVFKVVKYGVPQKGMVPWQNSLKPQEIQQVASYVLSLRGTNPPNPKEPQGEKCE; encoded by the coding sequence ATGGATTTTGCGAATATGACACAAACCGACTGGATGCTGCTTGCCATCCTGATTTTGATAGGAATTATTGCCATTCTGGTTCTTTTGACCGGGGTATATGTGGCTGCCGTGTTGCGTATCATCCTTAAACAACAAAGCGGCGAAGAAGTACATGAATCACTGTGGAGCCGCTGGCTCAAAAAAATAGGAGGAACCGAGCAGCCTGTAGAAGTGCAAGAGCAAGTGCTCATGTTGGACCACAATTATGACGGTATCCGTGAACTGGACAATCACATGCCGCCATGGTTGAAGTTCCTGTATTTTGCCACTGTAGTCTTTTCGGTAGGTTATCTGCTGGCTTATCATGTATTTGAGTGGGCACCTTTGCAAGAAGAAGAGTTTGAAATAGAAATGCAACAAGCAACCATTGCCATTGAGGAATATAAGAAAACCCAAGCCAACCTCATAGATGAAAGCAACGTGGAGTTGCTTAGCGATGCCGCTGCCTTGGAAGCAGGCAAAGCCATCTTTGTGCAAAACTGTGCTGCTTGCCATGGCAACGAAGGGCAAGGCGGGGTAGGTCCCAACCTGACCGATGACGCTTGGCTACACGGCTGCAATATTAAAGATGTATTCAAGGTGGTGAAATACGGCGTGCCACAAAAAGGGATGGTGCCTTGGCAAAATAGCTTAAAGCCTCAAGAAATACAACAGGTGGCATCTTATGTGTTGAGCCTACGCGGAACCAATCCGCCTAATCCGAAAGAACCGCAAGGTGAAAAGTGTGAGTAA